One Rhinoderma darwinii isolate aRhiDar2 chromosome 6, aRhiDar2.hap1, whole genome shotgun sequence DNA window includes the following coding sequences:
- the ACVR2A gene encoding activin receptor type-2A isoform X2: protein MGAATKLAFAVFLISCSSGAILGRSETQECIFYNASWEKDKTNHSGVERCLGDNDKRRHCFATWKNNSGSIDILKQGCWLDDINCYDRADCIERKETPDVFFCCCEGNICNERFFHSPEMEVTHPTLNPVTPKPPLFNTLLYSLVPIMGFAVIILISFWMYRHHKLAYPPVLVPTQDPGPPPPSPLLGLKPLQLLEVKARGRFGCVWKAQLLSELVAVKIFPIQDKLSWQNEYEVYSLPGMKHEHILQFIGAEKRGTNLDTDLWLITAFHDQGSLTDFLKANVVTWNELYNIAETMARGLAYLHEDIPGLKDGHKPAIAHRDIKSKNILLKNNMTACIADFGLALKFEAGKSAGDTHGQVGTRRYMAPEVLEGAINFQRDSFLRIDMYAFGLVLWELASRCTASDGPVDEYMLPFEEEIGQHPSLEDMQEVVVHKKKRPILRDCWQKHAGLAMLCETIEECWDHDAEARLSAGCVEERISQMQRLTNIITTEDIVTVVTMVTNVDFPPKESSL, encoded by the exons GAGCCATATTGGGGAGATCAGAGACCCAGGAATGTATCTTCTATAACGCCAGCTGGGAGAAGGATAAGACGAATCACAGCGGCGTCGAACGCTGTCTGGGCGACAATGACAAGAGGAGGCATTGTTTCGCCACGTGGAAGAATAACTCTGGCTCCATAGATATTCTGAAGCAAGGATGTTGGTTGGATGATATCAATTGTTACGACAG ggctgactgcatagAAAGAAAGGAGACCCCGGATGTGTTTTTCTGTTGTTGTGAAGGCAATATTTGCAATGAACGCTTCTTCCACTCCCCGGAGATGGAGGTCACTCACC CCACCTTGAATCCAGTTACGCCGAAGCCGCCCTTGTTCAATACGTTGCTTTACTCTCTGGTGCCGATCATGGGATTCGCGGTCATTATTCTCATCTCTTTCTGGATGTATCGTCATCACAAGCTTGCCTACCCTCCGGTGCTGGTCCCTACACAG GATCCGGGCCCTCCCCCGCCCTCTCCTCTGCTGGGGTTGAAGCCTCTGCAGTTGTTGGAGGTGAAGGCTCGAGGGAGGTTTGGTTGCGTCTGGAAAGCGCAGTTATTAAGTGAACTGGTGGCTGTCAAGATATTCCCCATACAG GACAAGCTGTCTTGGCAAAATGAGTACGAGGTTTACAGCCTGCCCGGCATGAAGCATGAACATATCCTGCAGTTCATTGGTGCAGAGAAGCGCGGCACCAACCTGGACACCGATCTGTGGCTAATAACTGCTTTCCACGACCAG GGTTCACTCACAGACTTTCTCAAGGCGAACGTGGTCACTTGGAATGAACTCTACAACATTGCTGAAACCATGGCCCGGGGTCTGGCCTACCTCCACGAAGATATTCCAGGTCTAAAGGACGGACATAAACCCGCAATAGCCCACAG GGATATCAAGAGCAAAAATATTCTCCTGAAAAACAACATGACGGCATGTATAGCTGACTTTGGTCTCGCGTTGAAGTTCGAAGCGGGTAAATCAGCTGGCGATACCCATGGCCAG gtggGCACTAGGAGGTATATGGCCCCAGAGGTGCTAGAAGGCGCTATAAATTTCCAGAGAGACTCCTTCCTGAGGATAGATATGTATGCATTCGGCTTGGTTCTTTGGGAACTTGCGTCGCGGTGCACAGCGTCTGATG GTCCTGTGGACGAGTATATGTTACCATTTGAAGAAGAGATTGGGCAGCACCCGTCGTTGGAGGACATGCAGGAGGTGGTTGTACATAAAAAGAAAAGGCCCATTTTAAGGGATTGTTGGCAGAAGCATGCA GGGCTGGCGATGCTCTGCGAGACGATAGAGGAGTGCTGGGATCACGACGCAGAAGCGCGGTTGTCGGCAGGCTGCGTGGAGGAGAGGATCAGCCAGATGCAAAGACTTACAAATATTATCACAACAGAGGACATTGTAACAGTGGTTACCATGGTGACAAACGTGGACTTCCCACCCAAGGAATCCAGTCTATGA
- the ACVR2A gene encoding activin receptor type-2A isoform X1 has product MGAATKLAFAVFLISCSSGAILGRSETQECIFYNASWEKDKTNHSGVERCLGDNDKRRHCFATWKNNSGSIDILKQGCWLDDINCYDRADCIERKETPDVFFCCCEGNICNERFFHSPEMEVTHPTLNPVTPKPPLFNTLLYSLVPIMGFAVIILISFWMYRHHKLAYPPVLVPTQHAFHIMIEDPGPPPPSPLLGLKPLQLLEVKARGRFGCVWKAQLLSELVAVKIFPIQDKLSWQNEYEVYSLPGMKHEHILQFIGAEKRGTNLDTDLWLITAFHDQGSLTDFLKANVVTWNELYNIAETMARGLAYLHEDIPGLKDGHKPAIAHRDIKSKNILLKNNMTACIADFGLALKFEAGKSAGDTHGQVGTRRYMAPEVLEGAINFQRDSFLRIDMYAFGLVLWELASRCTASDGPVDEYMLPFEEEIGQHPSLEDMQEVVVHKKKRPILRDCWQKHAGLAMLCETIEECWDHDAEARLSAGCVEERISQMQRLTNIITTEDIVTVVTMVTNVDFPPKESSL; this is encoded by the exons GAGCCATATTGGGGAGATCAGAGACCCAGGAATGTATCTTCTATAACGCCAGCTGGGAGAAGGATAAGACGAATCACAGCGGCGTCGAACGCTGTCTGGGCGACAATGACAAGAGGAGGCATTGTTTCGCCACGTGGAAGAATAACTCTGGCTCCATAGATATTCTGAAGCAAGGATGTTGGTTGGATGATATCAATTGTTACGACAG ggctgactgcatagAAAGAAAGGAGACCCCGGATGTGTTTTTCTGTTGTTGTGAAGGCAATATTTGCAATGAACGCTTCTTCCACTCCCCGGAGATGGAGGTCACTCACC CCACCTTGAATCCAGTTACGCCGAAGCCGCCCTTGTTCAATACGTTGCTTTACTCTCTGGTGCCGATCATGGGATTCGCGGTCATTATTCTCATCTCTTTCTGGATGTATCGTCATCACAAGCTTGCCTACCCTCCGGTGCTGGTCCCTACACAG CACGCCTTTCACATTATGATAGAG GATCCGGGCCCTCCCCCGCCCTCTCCTCTGCTGGGGTTGAAGCCTCTGCAGTTGTTGGAGGTGAAGGCTCGAGGGAGGTTTGGTTGCGTCTGGAAAGCGCAGTTATTAAGTGAACTGGTGGCTGTCAAGATATTCCCCATACAG GACAAGCTGTCTTGGCAAAATGAGTACGAGGTTTACAGCCTGCCCGGCATGAAGCATGAACATATCCTGCAGTTCATTGGTGCAGAGAAGCGCGGCACCAACCTGGACACCGATCTGTGGCTAATAACTGCTTTCCACGACCAG GGTTCACTCACAGACTTTCTCAAGGCGAACGTGGTCACTTGGAATGAACTCTACAACATTGCTGAAACCATGGCCCGGGGTCTGGCCTACCTCCACGAAGATATTCCAGGTCTAAAGGACGGACATAAACCCGCAATAGCCCACAG GGATATCAAGAGCAAAAATATTCTCCTGAAAAACAACATGACGGCATGTATAGCTGACTTTGGTCTCGCGTTGAAGTTCGAAGCGGGTAAATCAGCTGGCGATACCCATGGCCAG gtggGCACTAGGAGGTATATGGCCCCAGAGGTGCTAGAAGGCGCTATAAATTTCCAGAGAGACTCCTTCCTGAGGATAGATATGTATGCATTCGGCTTGGTTCTTTGGGAACTTGCGTCGCGGTGCACAGCGTCTGATG GTCCTGTGGACGAGTATATGTTACCATTTGAAGAAGAGATTGGGCAGCACCCGTCGTTGGAGGACATGCAGGAGGTGGTTGTACATAAAAAGAAAAGGCCCATTTTAAGGGATTGTTGGCAGAAGCATGCA GGGCTGGCGATGCTCTGCGAGACGATAGAGGAGTGCTGGGATCACGACGCAGAAGCGCGGTTGTCGGCAGGCTGCGTGGAGGAGAGGATCAGCCAGATGCAAAGACTTACAAATATTATCACAACAGAGGACATTGTAACAGTGGTTACCATGGTGACAAACGTGGACTTCCCACCCAAGGAATCCAGTCTATGA